TTTTAATTCCGAATCAAGTTCATACTATGTAGCTCCCGAAGATTCAAACTTAAAATTCATTGATGCTTCAATTAGCCCAGATGGAAATACATTTTTCCATTGTGGTTTGCAAAGAGGCACAACATCTATTTTCAAAGTAGACTTACAGGGAAATATATTATCCGGAGCTGGTGGAGGTTATATTTCACATTTGAGTCAATCGACAACAACTGCCTTACACGCTACTCCGGATGGAGGATGTATTTATGCCAATAATTCTGAAGCCTGGTCAATGTACTACTTTTCATATTCTGAAATAACTAAAATTGATGGCTCCGGTCACTTGAGTTGGAACATCCTACTTCCGTGTGATTCAACATCTTCAATTTCACCTGTTCAAGAAGTTTATGACATTGCAATACTTCCGAATGGAAATTATGCATGTCTGGCTTTAGATTCAACATATATTCTTGATTCACTTGGCAATTTGATCAGGACATTGAATTTTCAAGGTCCGGGAAAAATCTTAGGCTTCTCTAATGGTGATATGTATCTGGAATGTTCTTCTTTTAGAGGCAGGATGGACACCAATGGAAATCCAATTTGGAACAATAACAGTTCATTGCTTCATCATGATACAACATTGTATAAATTATCCGGAACTACCATGAATAAACTTGATGGTATGACAGGGGCCATCATCTCCTCTGCTCCTTATACACCCTCAAGTCTGGGCAATATATTGATGATGTCAGATGGTGGTTGGTGCAACTATAATTCTACTTCTATCAAGCGATTTGATTCAAACGGCGTATTAAAATGGCATTCGGTAATAACTTTACCAAGATTTGGAATGAATTACATAGCTGAGCAATCAGATCATACGATAATTACCGGAGGAACTTATTTGAGTAAAAGGGTTACTGCAAATGAATATGATTTTTCAGCCTTCATTGCAACTATTGACTCTACCGGTCATAGTGTAATGGACAGCACTACTCAAACCTGGCCAGGAGATGCTAATGATGATGGGATCGTTGAATTTTCCGATGTGATTTATATTGCCCTAGCACAAGGCGCCACCGGTCCAAACAGAGTGGATTCTTCATTATATAATTTTAACGACTTGCAATATCATGGAGGTTTTGAAATCGGAGATATTGCAATAGATTTCCCGGGTCATTTTCAAAATGGTGTGAATCTTAAGCAATGTGATGTTTATGCAGATGGAAAAATTGACTCCCTTGATATTAATGATTTAGCAAGTAATATAAGTATCTATACTTACTATCCATTTTGGAGAAGAAAGTCGCCATCGTCGGAAAATTCATCTTTACCATATTTCAGCGTTGTACCAGATCGGGATTCAGCATTTTCAGGTGATACTGTCAGAATTTACTTCATCCTGGGTGATAATGGCATTTCAGTGGACTCTATTTTTGGATTAGCATTTACCCTTCATTCGTCCCCCTCTCAATTTTGGAGGCAAGGTATAGTAGTCAACAGCAATGTACTGAACAGTGATCTTGGCACCATAAGTGAATTGAGATTTGGAGGTTATTCACAAGTTGGCTTGTATTTTGCAAGGCGTGATTTACAAAATGCATACAATGTTCAGGATACGATTGGTTATATTGATTATAAAATCTTTGATACTTTAAGTTATCATAGCATAATCAATTTTCCCGTTGGCTCTTTCCAGGCTATCACAGCAAGTGGTTTTCCAGTTGACTTCCAATACAATTCTATTCCAATATGTGCACGTTCTATTATTGCTTCTTCTCCGGAAGTTCAGCTGAATAAGATCTCCCTTTCTCCTAACCCGGCATCCGATCAACTTACTTTGGATCATTTGCCTGAAGGCGATCTGTCAATACAAATCTTCAATACCGAAGGAAAACTCTGTTATTCTGAAAAAATTTCGGATACCCCTTCATACCAAATCAACCTGAGTAATTTCATTCCGGGATTGTACCAGCTACTACTGAGAAATGGAAACAGTTTGAGTGTAAGTAGGAAATTTGTGAAAGAGTAATTGGTTTATGGTTCCGAGTTCCGGGTTCCGAGTTCCGAGTTTTCTAACAACTAACAACTAACAACTACTGCACCAGCACATCCGCTCCCTCATACGCCTTTAATGCTTCACGCCAGGCGTCGGGGACTTCGATTGATTTTTTTGTGGTGTAATCAAAAGCGACCATGACCGTAACTGCGTCGGCCATGATGATTTCTTTGCCTTCCCAGAAACGTGTCAGCTGATATTCCAGGTCGAAACTTTTATTACCGATGCGGGAACATCGTGTGTACACATACAATTCATCCTTGAAATGAATCGGCAGAATAAAATCTATTTCCGCTTTCGCCAGGATAATGCCTTTTGTTGACCAGTCGTAAGACCAGTCCACCACCTCATCAAAATATTTGACTCTTGCTTCTTCGATGTAAGTAAGATAACAGGCATTGTTCACATGTCCGAATGCATCTACATCAGAAAAACGGATGTGCAGAGGAGATTTGTGTTTGAACATGACGATCGGAGATTAGCAGGAATGAATATGTAACAAGATATAACAAGGTACTAAATATTCACCACATAAACAAATTCAAAAGTCAAAAGTCAAAATTCAGAAGTCAAAAAAAATCACCAACCTCGAACCATGGACATCGAACCCCTAACTTCAAACCCGGAACCCGGAACCAAAAAAAACTATCCATGAATCGTCTCTTTCTTCCCGTACTTTGCAATAATCCCTGCCTCGTATTCTAGATATTCTTTCCAGCGCTGATCTACATCTACTCCATCGGCATATTTTTTCGCGAAGCCAAGAAAAAGGGTGTAATGATTCGCTTCACTGATCATCAAGTCGCGGTAAAATTCTTTCAGGTCAGGATCGTTGATATTGTCGCTAAGAACCTTGAAACGCTCACAACTCCTCGCTTCTACAAGTGCAGAAAAAAGAAGCTTGTCAACAAGAACAATATTTTTTGTATGTCCTTTCCGGATGAAATTATTCAACTCAAATACATATTCATCCCTGCGCTCTTTGCCTAAAGAATAGCCTCTTTCGATGATCTTTTTATGTACCTGCTGAAAATGTTGCAGCTCCTCCCGGGCAAGCTCAAGCAGTGCGTCCACCAGGTCAGGATACTCCGGAAACTGAATGACAATATTGATCGCATTGGTCGCAGCCTTCTGCTCACAATAAGCATGATCCGTAAGAATTTCGCTGATATTTGTTTCCACAATATTCACCCAACGTGGATCTGTGGGCAATTTTAATCCTAGCATGTCCGTTTTATTAAAAATCGAGCCCTCTAAAATAGAGAGAAAATGTAAGATTAAGAATGACGAATAAATAATATTGGGTTTGTTCCGGGTAACAAATTGATCGTATTTTTGTATACCTCTGCAATTCCGGTTCCTAAAAAGAATACATTACAACCGGATATGGATTTTGATCTTCTGCAGTTCAATTTCCTATCCTGTCCAAAAGCTAAGATTTTAAAGAATTATGCCTCCCATCGTTTTATATGGAGATAAAGTAAGTGTGAAAATCACACGGGAATTCAAGCAGCTGGTAAACATCTCCATTGCGGCCGGGAAATTCATTTTGCTTCACCCTGATTATGACCTGATTCGGGAAGCGATGCGTTTGGAAATGTTCGAAGACGAACGACTCGAAGATTTTGAAGTCCATAACTGGCAATTTGAAGTAGACGAGATTATAACATACGATCAGGACGAAATCCTCTTTTTTTATGCACTCCTTGAACTAAGCTGCCGGATTTTTCTTTGTGAAATTGGTGACGATCTTAAAAAAATGGCCATCGACAGCGGTGAAACAGATGCGGAAGAATTCGTTCGCGTCAGAAGCTTTTTCCTTCGCCAGGCCCAGGATTTTCTCCAGAATATTCGCGGCTGCTATGAAAATGATGAAGAATTTCAATCTCTTCTTGCGAAGATCGGACAGTTGAATTCGCTGGCGTAGGCGGTGGTTGGTGCTTAGTGGTTGGTGCTTAGTGGTTGGTGCTTAGTGGTTGGTGCTTAGTGGTTAGTGCTTAGAGGTTAGTGCTTAGAGGTTAGTGCTTAGTTTTTTGTGCTATTTTCCAATCAACAATCAGCAATCCAAAATCAGCAATCCAAAATCAGCAATCCAAAGTCCCAACGTCCCTCGTCCCTTGTATTCAGTTTTCCACTTCATCCGTATCCGTCGGAATCGTATCCGTCGGAACAACCATTTCTCTCGCAGGCCCTTTGAGTTCTACCAATGGAACCAAAGCATCGTGTTCTTCCTGGGTGATTAAATTTTTTCGCAAAAGAAAATTTGAAACTACACGATAGTAATCAGCAAAGTATGGCTTGAGTTGTCCTGTGCTGTCAAAGCTATAGCGAAACCATTTCGGATGCGGCAGCAGACTGGCAAGAAAAATACTTTCCTGTAAAGTAAGTTCCGCCGGTCTTTTCGAAAAATAAAATGGAGCCGCTTCTCCGATACCATAAATTCCCGGTCCAAGTTCGATGATGTTGAGGTATACTTCATACATCCGGTCTTTGGAGCATAAACGATTGTTCTCAATCAACCAGACAATCAATGCTTCTTCCGCTTTTCTGGCAATTGTTTTCTTTCGTGTGAGGTAAATATTTTTTACCAATTGCATGCTGATCGTGCTTCCACCACGTACAAATTTTCCCGCTTTAAAATTTGTCGCGATTGATTTTCTGAAAGCATCTTCATTAAATCCATTGTGATAAAAGAAACTGCCGTCTTCCGAAGTAAGTACCGCATTTCTGAAATTGATGGAGATCTGATCCAAAGGTGTGAAGGCCGGATTGGAAGGTCCTACCGGAAAGGATCTCACAAAACGATCGTGTTCGTATACCGAGTGAATAAACTCTCCGTTTATCTTCAATAAATTGCTGTCGCCAAATTTACGGATCCGGAATTTTTCCTTTTTCAATGAAGATTCAAAAATAACACTATCCGGTTC
Above is a window of Bacteroidota bacterium DNA encoding:
- a CDS encoding T9SS type A sorting domain-containing protein codes for the protein MKNHLFAIILLFAFNSGYCQATYLKRLNFNSESSSYYVAPEDSNLKFIDASISPDGNTFFHCGLQRGTTSIFKVDLQGNILSGAGGGYISHLSQSTTTALHATPDGGCIYANNSEAWSMYYFSYSEITKIDGSGHLSWNILLPCDSTSSISPVQEVYDIAILPNGNYACLALDSTYILDSLGNLIRTLNFQGPGKILGFSNGDMYLECSSFRGRMDTNGNPIWNNNSSLLHHDTTLYKLSGTTMNKLDGMTGAIISSAPYTPSSLGNILMMSDGGWCNYNSTSIKRFDSNGVLKWHSVITLPRFGMNYIAEQSDHTIITGGTYLSKRVTANEYDFSAFIATIDSTGHSVMDSTTQTWPGDANDDGIVEFSDVIYIALAQGATGPNRVDSSLYNFNDLQYHGGFEIGDIAIDFPGHFQNGVNLKQCDVYADGKIDSLDINDLASNISIYTYYPFWRRKSPSSENSSLPYFSVVPDRDSAFSGDTVRIYFILGDNGISVDSIFGLAFTLHSSPSQFWRQGIVVNSNVLNSDLGTISELRFGGYSQVGLYFARRDLQNAYNVQDTIGYIDYKIFDTLSYHSIINFPVGSFQAITASGFPVDFQYNSIPICARSIIASSPEVQLNKISLSPNPASDQLTLDHLPEGDLSIQIFNTEGKLCYSEKISDTPSYQINLSNFIPGLYQLLLRNGNSLSVSRKFVKE
- a CDS encoding acyl-CoA thioesterase encodes the protein MFKHKSPLHIRFSDVDAFGHVNNACYLTYIEEARVKYFDEVVDWSYDWSTKGIILAKAEIDFILPIHFKDELYVYTRCSRIGNKSFDLEYQLTRFWEGKEIIMADAVTVMVAFDYTTKKSIEVPDAWREALKAYEGADVLVQ
- a CDS encoding tRNA-(ms[2]io[6]A)-hydroxylase, with amino-acid sequence MLGLKLPTDPRWVNIVETNISEILTDHAYCEQKAATNAINIVIQFPEYPDLVDALLELAREELQHFQQVHKKIIERGYSLGKERRDEYVFELNNFIRKGHTKNIVLVDKLLFSALVEARSCERFKVLSDNINDPDLKEFYRDLMISEANHYTLFLGFAKKYADGVDVDQRWKEYLEYEAGIIAKYGKKETIHG